Proteins co-encoded in one Rhodococcus sp. PAMC28707 genomic window:
- a CDS encoding non-ribosomal peptide synthetase: MRAVISGESHSSHPRSDDATSGFPLSSAQRGMWFAQQLAPEVPVCIAQYVDLRGDLDLELLRKSSRTAGHEFQSAFLRLSEIDGEPIQIVDHGIDDNVDFLDLRSEPDPMAAAKAWIDENYTAPVDLSRDRLVTVWILQVENSRFLWYSKIHHVALDGYGAMTMVNRTAELYTAELEGKDPKPASAADLKKLYSLDQKYRHSGRFETDREYWADHVRDVQGGATLANSDGATVAASKLESAALDERVVQNLEKSDATKSATAAAVVIAAFACYLSRMTGREDVLVNIPVSARTTAVLRRSGGMLVNVAPLPIRVSPAGSIGDLVQHVQLELMGALRHQRFSIEDIRRDLTAKGLDSGLLAPMVNVMLFHQEIHLGPIAGEFNIVTSGPVDDLLVNIYQSGSPARTFVDFRGNPNRYIDADLARHHRGFIDILSAFVEAGPHDLVDEVHVESAAFGRRRRLEQQQLAYWSTTLADAPVAVGLGTSPQGASSEVHPQSRLAVEDTVDPGVHRRLTSDAAKKGSSVLITVHAALVALLARLSGETDIAIGAQTPFTEGNTIVFRTSVVRGEPFAELASRAQDNDTAALAHADVLIADVFEELSREDIYRVVLAFGTEATPAVDTDAELVVSVDEMFDALGAPQGISIGFDCEAAVLGEEALRGHLARLIKILRVVSQNPRVFTDDIDVLSVSERELLVPVRGGVSVDGRLLPEILSSAVDAAGADATALVCGGVSVSYGELDVRSSRLARLLISRGVGVGSFVALGLRRSVESVVAVWAVAKAGGAFLPVDPSYPVDRIAHMLSDSGAVVGITAVEHVSGLSQAGGGVSWIVLDDESTVRELDDLSAESVSDGDRLGSVRLDDAAYLIYTSGSTGVPKGVVVTHRGLANLAEEERVRFGVTPASRTLSFASPSFDASVLEMVLAFCGGAAMVIAPIDVFGGVELAQLLREQGVTHAFVTPAALASVDPVGLDSLGVVVTGGDASGSDLVDRWAPGRLMFNAYGPTEATVFASLSAPMSAGVPVDIGSPVSGFAVVVLNSRLQPVPVGVVGELYLAGPGLARGYHDRLGLTAERFVAAPFSVVGERMYRTGDVVRWSGSGVLEYVGRSDFQVKVRGFRIELGEIDAVIAALPEVDFVTTVGVDGPAGATILVSYVLGVVGGVVDVDAVRERVVSVLPAHMVPSVFVVLDSIPLTPAGKLDRRALPTPELGRKSEFRSPETAQQQKIADVFTELLDGRTIGIDESFFDLGGNSLVATRLVARVNAELGTGLRVLDLFEAPTIEELALRAESSKARGARPVLGVVERPLVIPLSLAQRRMWFINQFDTSSPAYNIPLAVRLSGALDVAALEAAVGDVLARHESLRTTFPVEGELPRQLIGSVSEVAVELAVVELDADRLQERILADAAAGFDVTVDVPFRASLYRVGVDEFVLAIVVHHIAADGASMAPLAADVMVAYSARVVGGVPGWEPLAVQYVDYTLWQREVLGSEDDPESVLSRQLAFWSQALADVPDVLPLPIDHPRPNQQSILGATRAFEIPADSRDGLMQLASNHDSTLFMVVHSALALLLARLSGTEDITIGTPIAGRGEAGLDNLVGMFVGTLVLRTEVSPHASFTELLAATRAADLAAFDNTDIPFERLVDALAPTRSTDHSPLFQVLLEFQNNQSAHLELPGLDVAFEELSTGTTKFDLQLRVDEAATESGSLPAAFTYATELFDASTIDNFVDRFLRLLRSICESPTVPLRDVEILSRRERETVLEDWNATDHVLPATVGSDPTLNTLFDLQVARSPYSIALVFEDEHVTYREFDDRSNQLARHLISLGVGPETHVGLAIRRSIDLLVGMYAIVKAGGAYVPIDPDHPTDRSAYVIDSADPVCILTTSRDWINVPVATPVLAVDLIDVSDRATCPVTDAERHSAISGRNTAYVIYTSGSTGRPKGVAVSHEAIVNRLLWMQDEYSLEPSDNVLQKTPATFDVSVWEFFWALQIGAKLVIAEPDGHRDPEYLSRLILRERITTVHFVPSMLAVFTDGAHSDDCVSLRLVFCSGEALPPATVGVFTDFSGADLHNLYGPTEAAVDVTAYHCAATDPTVVPIGAPVWNTRVYVLDASLKPAPIGAPGELYLAGIQLARGYVGRGDLTADRFIADPFGGPGARIYRTGDLVRWRADGNLEYIGRTDFQVKLRGLRIELPEIEAAVLRDQSVAQAVAIVHSNEATGEVLVAYVVAARGRVIDGAELSAALAESLPAYMVPSLFIELDEFPLNASGKLDRKMLPEPEFGTADVELVSPQNPVEEIIAAEFADLLGLSQLGVTQNFFEVGGNSLVAMRLVARVNSALGSTLTVRDLFDGPTVRALAETAESHGYRTDARPALTSIVRPESIPVSLAQQRMWFINQYDTSSAAYNVAFAMRMTGTLDVDALRSAIGDVIDRHESLRTVFPLTDTGPIQSILQSHQALPDLTPISANSAEHVLELVTEMAGTGFDVSRSVPVRARLIEVDEEEYVLGFVVHHISSDGFSTAPLARDLIVAYSARAGGDAPTPTPLPVQYADYSMWQREFLGSESDPASLMSTQLSFWVDSLSGAPDVLALPYDRPRPAEASFRGAQIDFDIDVDLHRAMTELAASRDSSVFMIVHAALTVLLSTLSASDDISVGTPISGRGDAALDDLVGMFVNTLVLRTEIDRSAPFDTLLDTVRTGDLSAFTHSDIPFERVVDALDPVRSTSYTPLFQVMLEFQQTDRPNITLPDLEIEGIELANAIANFDLQLTISESFDDSGRQAGIDASFRYASDLFDSSTVSVFATRLLKILHIVTGRPTIIVGDIDVLSTLERDALTPVRGESGEDARLLPDILTAAVTAAGAAADALWFEDAVVSYGKLDVRSSQLARALVGLGAGPGTVVALAMPRSADTIVALWAVTKAGAAFLPVDPTYPADRIEHMLTDSGAVIGLTTSADAPQLQGSRKRPGCCSTTPTRWSPSPSARARLSTTSIAFGRCDSTTPPT; this comes from the coding sequence ATGCGAGCCGTGATCTCGGGGGAGTCGCACAGCTCCCATCCTCGAAGTGATGACGCGACCTCAGGATTTCCGCTTTCCTCGGCGCAGCGTGGAATGTGGTTTGCACAGCAACTGGCACCCGAGGTCCCGGTATGCATTGCGCAGTACGTGGACCTACGAGGTGACCTCGATCTCGAGCTACTGAGAAAGTCTTCACGTACCGCCGGGCACGAGTTTCAATCTGCCTTTCTTCGCCTGTCCGAGATCGACGGGGAACCGATCCAGATCGTCGATCACGGCATAGACGACAACGTCGATTTTCTGGACCTGCGTAGCGAACCGGATCCCATGGCTGCCGCAAAAGCATGGATCGACGAAAATTACACGGCACCAGTCGATCTGAGCCGCGATCGCCTGGTCACGGTATGGATTCTGCAAGTCGAGAACAGTCGTTTCTTGTGGTACAGCAAAATTCATCACGTCGCACTGGACGGCTACGGCGCGATGACCATGGTCAACCGCACCGCCGAGCTCTATACAGCCGAGCTCGAAGGAAAGGATCCGAAGCCGGCGAGTGCAGCGGATCTGAAGAAGCTGTACTCACTCGATCAGAAATACCGACATTCTGGGCGGTTCGAAACCGACCGCGAGTACTGGGCCGACCACGTACGTGACGTGCAGGGTGGCGCCACACTCGCAAACTCCGATGGCGCCACAGTGGCCGCGAGCAAGCTCGAAAGCGCGGCTCTCGACGAGCGCGTCGTGCAGAACCTGGAAAAGTCGGACGCAACCAAGAGCGCAACGGCAGCCGCCGTAGTCATCGCAGCTTTCGCGTGCTACCTCTCACGCATGACTGGGCGCGAAGACGTCCTGGTGAACATTCCAGTGTCCGCAAGAACGACCGCAGTTCTTCGCCGCTCCGGCGGAATGCTCGTCAACGTCGCTCCGCTGCCCATCAGGGTCTCTCCGGCCGGCAGCATCGGCGACTTGGTCCAGCACGTCCAACTCGAACTCATGGGAGCGCTGCGGCATCAGCGATTCAGCATCGAGGACATCCGACGCGACCTGACCGCCAAGGGCCTCGATAGCGGCCTACTTGCGCCCATGGTCAACGTGATGCTGTTTCATCAGGAAATCCATCTCGGGCCCATCGCCGGTGAATTCAACATCGTCACCTCGGGCCCGGTCGACGACCTTTTGGTCAATATTTATCAAAGTGGCTCTCCAGCGAGGACATTCGTAGACTTCCGCGGAAATCCGAACAGATACATCGATGCCGATCTTGCGCGTCATCATCGTGGCTTCATCGATATTCTGTCCGCGTTCGTCGAGGCCGGCCCACATGATCTGGTCGACGAAGTGCACGTCGAGAGCGCAGCTTTCGGTCGCCGCCGCAGACTCGAGCAACAACAGTTGGCTTACTGGTCTACAACGCTTGCCGACGCACCGGTCGCAGTCGGCCTGGGGACGTCCCCGCAGGGCGCATCTTCCGAGGTTCATCCGCAGTCGAGACTTGCAGTCGAGGACACCGTGGACCCCGGAGTCCACCGACGACTTACTTCCGATGCGGCAAAGAAGGGGTCCAGCGTTCTCATCACGGTTCACGCGGCTCTTGTCGCACTGTTGGCCCGCCTTTCGGGGGAGACCGACATCGCGATCGGCGCGCAGACACCGTTCACCGAGGGCAACACAATCGTGTTTCGAACCTCGGTCGTGCGCGGAGAACCGTTCGCCGAATTGGCCTCTCGCGCGCAAGACAACGATACCGCTGCTCTCGCTCACGCGGATGTGTTGATTGCCGACGTCTTCGAGGAACTCTCACGCGAGGATATTTACCGCGTCGTGCTGGCGTTCGGTACCGAAGCGACGCCCGCGGTCGACACCGATGCCGAACTGGTGGTGTCGGTCGACGAAATGTTCGACGCGCTAGGCGCTCCCCAAGGGATTTCGATCGGCTTCGATTGCGAAGCAGCAGTTCTTGGTGAAGAGGCACTTCGTGGTCATCTCGCTCGACTGATCAAGATCCTCCGCGTTGTCTCTCAGAATCCACGAGTCTTCACTGACGACATAGACGTGTTGTCGGTGTCCGAGCGTGAGTTGTTGGTGCCGGTGCGTGGTGGTGTGTCGGTGGATGGCCGATTGTTGCCGGAGATTTTGTCTTCTGCGGTCGATGCCGCTGGTGCGGACGCAACAGCGTTGGTGTGTGGTGGGGTGTCGGTGTCGTATGGGGAGTTGGATGTTCGGTCTTCACGCCTGGCGCGGTTGTTGATTTCGCGTGGTGTGGGTGTGGGTTCGTTCGTCGCGTTGGGGTTGCGTCGTTCGGTGGAGTCGGTGGTTGCGGTGTGGGCGGTGGCGAAGGCAGGCGGTGCGTTCTTACCGGTGGATCCGTCGTATCCGGTGGACCGTATTGCTCATATGTTGTCCGATTCTGGTGCTGTAGTGGGTATTACCGCGGTCGAGCATGTATCGGGTTTGAGCCAGGCGGGCGGTGGGGTGTCGTGGATCGTCTTGGACGATGAGTCGACCGTACGAGAACTCGACGATCTTTCAGCCGAGTCGGTGTCCGATGGTGATCGGTTGGGTTCGGTTCGTCTCGACGATGCTGCTTATCTGATCTATACCTCGGGTTCGACGGGTGTGCCGAAGGGTGTCGTTGTGACACACCGTGGTTTGGCGAATTTGGCTGAGGAAGAACGTGTTCGGTTCGGGGTTACTCCTGCATCGCGGACGTTGTCGTTTGCGTCGCCGAGTTTCGATGCGTCGGTGCTCGAAATGGTGTTGGCGTTCTGTGGCGGTGCGGCGATGGTGATTGCTCCGATCGATGTTTTCGGTGGGGTGGAGTTGGCGCAGTTGTTGCGTGAGCAGGGGGTTACTCATGCTTTTGTGACGCCGGCGGCGTTGGCGTCGGTGGATCCGGTGGGTCTGGATTCGCTGGGTGTGGTGGTTACTGGTGGTGATGCTTCGGGTTCGGATTTGGTCGATCGTTGGGCGCCGGGGCGGTTGATGTTCAATGCGTATGGTCCGACGGAGGCGACGGTGTTTGCGTCGTTGAGTGCGCCGATGTCTGCGGGTGTTCCGGTCGATATCGGTTCTCCGGTGTCGGGTTTTGCGGTGGTGGTGTTGAATTCGCGTTTGCAGCCGGTGCCGGTGGGTGTTGTGGGTGAGTTGTATTTGGCTGGTCCTGGGTTGGCTCGTGGTTATCATGATCGGTTGGGGTTGACGGCGGAGCGGTTTGTTGCGGCGCCGTTTTCGGTTGTGGGGGAGCGGATGTATCGCACGGGTGATGTGGTGCGGTGGTCTGGTTCTGGGGTTTTGGAGTATGTGGGTCGTAGTGATTTTCAGGTGAAGGTTCGTGGTTTCCGGATCGAGTTGGGTGAGATCGATGCGGTGATTGCGGCTTTGCCGGAGGTCGATTTCGTGACGACGGTGGGTGTCGATGGTCCGGCGGGCGCGACGATCTTGGTGTCGTATGTGCTCGGTGTGGTGGGTGGGGTGGTCGATGTCGATGCGGTGCGTGAGCGGGTGGTGTCGGTGTTGCCGGCGCATATGGTTCCGTCGGTGTTCGTGGTATTGGATTCGATTCCGTTGACTCCGGCGGGCAAGTTGGATCGCCGAGCCCTACCCACACCGGAACTTGGACGTAAGTCCGAATTCCGTTCTCCGGAAACAGCGCAACAGCAAAAGATCGCCGACGTGTTCACCGAACTACTCGACGGCCGCACGATAGGTATCGACGAAAGCTTCTTCGACCTCGGTGGAAATTCGCTCGTCGCAACACGACTCGTGGCGCGAGTCAATGCGGAGCTCGGGACCGGACTAAGAGTTCTCGATCTTTTCGAGGCACCCACCATCGAAGAGCTGGCGTTACGCGCCGAAAGTTCCAAGGCCCGGGGTGCTCGTCCGGTGTTGGGTGTGGTGGAGCGTCCGTTGGTGATTCCGTTGTCGCTGGCGCAGCGTCGGATGTGGTTCATCAATCAGTTCGATACGTCTTCGCCTGCTTACAATATTCCGCTTGCGGTGCGGTTGTCGGGTGCTCTCGATGTTGCTGCTCTCGAGGCTGCGGTGGGGGATGTGTTGGCTCGGCATGAGTCGTTGCGGACTACTTTCCCGGTGGAGGGTGAGTTGCCGCGTCAGTTGATCGGGTCTGTTTCCGAGGTGGCGGTGGAGCTGGCGGTTGTGGAGCTAGATGCGGATCGGTTGCAGGAGCGGATTCTTGCCGATGCTGCTGCGGGGTTCGATGTGACGGTGGATGTGCCGTTTCGGGCGTCGTTGTATCGGGTGGGTGTCGATGAGTTCGTGTTGGCGATCGTGGTGCATCATATTGCTGCTGATGGTGCGTCGATGGCGCCGCTTGCTGCTGATGTGATGGTGGCGTACAGCGCTCGGGTTGTTGGTGGGGTTCCGGGGTGGGAGCCGTTGGCGGTGCAGTATGTCGATTACACGTTGTGGCAGCGTGAGGTTCTCGGTAGTGAGGATGATCCGGAGTCTGTGCTGTCGCGTCAGTTGGCGTTTTGGTCTCAGGCGTTGGCGGATGTGCCGGATGTGTTGCCGTTGCCGATCGACCACCCACGCCCGAACCAACAATCGATATTGGGTGCAACCCGCGCATTCGAGATCCCCGCCGACAGTCGGGACGGACTGATGCAGTTGGCGTCGAACCATGACTCCACCCTGTTCATGGTTGTCCATTCTGCGCTGGCATTGCTGCTGGCTCGTCTCAGTGGTACCGAGGACATTACTATCGGTACTCCCATCGCCGGGCGCGGTGAAGCGGGCCTGGACAACCTCGTGGGTATGTTCGTCGGGACCCTCGTCCTGCGGACAGAGGTCTCACCGCACGCGAGTTTCACCGAACTTCTCGCTGCTACCCGCGCGGCAGATCTCGCTGCCTTCGACAACACCGACATCCCGTTCGAGCGACTCGTCGACGCGTTGGCACCGACACGCTCCACCGATCACTCACCACTGTTCCAGGTCTTACTGGAATTCCAGAACAACCAGAGCGCACATCTCGAACTACCAGGCCTCGACGTCGCGTTCGAGGAATTGTCCACTGGAACGACCAAGTTCGATCTGCAGCTGCGGGTCGATGAAGCCGCAACGGAATCAGGCTCGCTCCCAGCAGCATTCACGTATGCCACCGAACTGTTCGATGCATCTACCATCGACAACTTCGTGGATCGATTTCTCAGATTGCTGCGTTCGATATGCGAGTCTCCGACCGTCCCGCTCCGCGATGTCGAGATCCTGTCGCGACGCGAGCGCGAGACCGTTCTGGAAGATTGGAATGCAACCGATCACGTCCTGCCGGCGACGGTCGGTTCGGATCCGACACTCAATACCTTGTTCGATTTGCAGGTGGCCCGGAGCCCGTACTCGATAGCTTTGGTTTTCGAGGACGAACACGTGACCTACCGCGAGTTCGACGACCGCTCCAATCAGCTTGCACGTCACTTGATTTCACTCGGGGTGGGTCCGGAAACCCACGTCGGGCTCGCTATACGGCGCTCGATCGATCTGCTTGTGGGAATGTACGCAATCGTCAAGGCGGGCGGTGCCTACGTCCCGATAGATCCGGACCACCCGACCGATCGCTCGGCGTATGTCATCGACAGTGCTGATCCGGTGTGCATCCTGACCACCAGTCGGGACTGGATCAACGTCCCTGTGGCCACTCCAGTGCTCGCCGTGGATTTGATCGACGTCTCGGACCGGGCTACCTGCCCGGTGACGGACGCTGAGCGTCACAGTGCGATCAGCGGACGAAACACCGCCTATGTCATCTACACCTCGGGGTCCACCGGGCGCCCGAAGGGTGTTGCTGTCAGCCATGAAGCAATCGTCAACCGCCTCCTGTGGATGCAGGACGAATACAGCCTCGAGCCGTCGGACAATGTGCTGCAGAAAACTCCCGCAACCTTCGACGTGTCGGTGTGGGAGTTCTTCTGGGCTCTGCAGATCGGCGCGAAGCTCGTCATCGCCGAACCGGATGGGCACCGCGACCCGGAATACCTTTCGCGTTTGATTCTCCGTGAGCGCATCACCACGGTGCACTTCGTTCCGTCGATGCTGGCTGTGTTCACCGATGGTGCACATTCCGACGACTGCGTGTCGCTGCGGCTGGTGTTCTGTAGCGGGGAGGCGTTGCCGCCGGCAACCGTCGGCGTGTTCACAGACTTCTCCGGTGCGGATCTGCACAACCTGTACGGTCCCACCGAGGCTGCTGTCGACGTCACTGCCTACCACTGCGCCGCAACAGATCCCACCGTTGTCCCGATCGGCGCACCGGTGTGGAACACGCGGGTCTACGTTCTCGATGCGTCCCTGAAGCCGGCTCCCATCGGTGCCCCCGGTGAGCTCTACCTCGCCGGTATTCAGCTTGCTCGCGGGTACGTCGGACGCGGGGATCTCACCGCGGATCGGTTCATCGCCGATCCCTTCGGCGGGCCAGGCGCTCGGATATACCGCACCGGAGACCTCGTACGATGGCGCGCCGACGGCAACCTCGAATATATCGGTCGTACCGATTTCCAGGTCAAGCTCCGTGGTTTGCGTATCGAGCTGCCGGAAATCGAAGCTGCTGTGCTGCGCGACCAGTCCGTTGCCCAGGCAGTCGCGATCGTCCACAGCAACGAAGCAACCGGCGAGGTTCTGGTTGCCTACGTGGTCGCTGCACGCGGGCGAGTCATCGACGGCGCCGAACTGAGCGCAGCGCTGGCGGAGTCGTTGCCCGCTTACATGGTTCCCTCTCTCTTCATCGAACTCGACGAGTTCCCGCTGAATGCGAGCGGCAAGCTCGATCGAAAGATGCTTCCGGAGCCGGAATTCGGAACTGCTGATGTCGAGTTGGTCAGCCCGCAGAACCCGGTCGAGGAGATCATTGCTGCAGAGTTCGCCGATCTCCTCGGTCTCTCCCAGCTCGGAGTCACCCAGAACTTTTTCGAAGTGGGTGGCAACTCGCTGGTGGCCATGCGTCTGGTGGCACGCGTCAACTCTGCTCTCGGTTCGACATTGACAGTGCGCGATCTGTTCGACGGGCCGACAGTCCGAGCTTTGGCCGAGACCGCCGAGTCCCATGGATACCGGACCGATGCACGCCCGGCCTTGACGTCGATAGTGCGCCCGGAATCCATCCCGGTGTCGCTCGCGCAACAGCGAATGTGGTTCATCAACCAGTACGACACGTCCTCTGCCGCATACAACGTTGCTTTCGCGATGCGGATGACCGGAACCCTCGATGTCGATGCGCTGCGCAGCGCGATCGGTGACGTGATCGACCGGCACGAGTCCTTGCGCACGGTCTTCCCGCTGACCGACACCGGACCGATCCAGTCCATTCTTCAATCCCACCAAGCGCTACCCGACCTGACACCGATTTCTGCGAATTCAGCTGAACACGTGCTCGAGTTGGTAACCGAAATGGCGGGCACCGGATTCGATGTGTCACGTTCGGTTCCCGTTCGCGCCCGACTGATCGAGGTCGACGAGGAAGAATACGTTCTCGGTTTCGTCGTTCATCACATCTCTTCCGACGGTTTCTCCACGGCTCCGCTCGCCCGCGATCTCATCGTCGCGTACAGCGCTCGTGCTGGTGGCGATGCCCCCACTCCGACACCGCTACCCGTCCAGTACGCGGACTATTCGATGTGGCAGCGTGAATTTCTCGGCTCGGAGTCCGATCCGGCATCGCTGATGTCGACTCAACTCTCCTTCTGGGTCGACTCGTTGTCCGGCGCTCCGGATGTCCTCGCACTTCCGTACGACCGGCCTCGCCCGGCGGAAGCGTCGTTCCGAGGCGCTCAGATCGATTTCGACATCGACGTCGATCTTCACCGCGCGATGACCGAGCTGGCGGCATCTCGCGATTCCAGCGTGTTCATGATCGTTCACGCAGCTCTCACCGTGCTGCTGTCGACATTGTCTGCATCCGATGATATTTCGGTCGGCACACCGATCTCGGGACGTGGCGACGCGGCTCTGGACGACCTGGTGGGCATGTTCGTCAATACGCTGGTGCTGCGCACCGAGATCGACCGATCTGCTCCCTTCGACACTCTGCTCGACACGGTGCGCACTGGCGACCTCTCAGCATTTACGCACTCGGACATCCCGTTCGAGCGGGTAGTCGATGCACTCGACCCCGTTCGATCGACCTCGTACACGCCGCTTTTCCAGGTCATGCTCGAGTTCCAGCAGACCGATCGGCCGAACATCACTTTGCCGGACCTCGAAATCGAGGGGATCGAACTTGCCAATGCCATTGCGAACTTCGATCTCCAGCTGACAATTTCGGAATCTTTCGATGATTCGGGTCGTCAGGCAGGTATTGATGCGTCGTTCCGGTACGCGAGTGATCTATTCGACTCGTCGACCGTATCGGTGTTCGCGACTCGTCTGCTCAAAATTCTGCATATAGTGACCGGCCGACCGACGATCATCGTCGGGGATATCGATGTACTCTCCACCCTCGAGCGAGATGCGCTGACGCCCGTCCGCGGTGAATCAGGAGAAGACGCACGACTGCTGCCGGACATTCTGACGGCAGCGGTCACTGCAGCGGGTGCTGCAGCGGACGCACTGTGGTTCGAAGACGCGGTCGTCAGCTACGGGAAACTCGATGTTCGCTCCTCGCAGCTGGCCCGCGCGTTGGTCGGCCTCGGCGCAGGTCCCGGCACGGTTGTTGCACTGGCCATGCCGCGTTCGGCGGACACCATCGTCGCACTGTGGGCTGTGACCAAGGCAGGTGCGGCGTTCCTCCCGGTCGATCCGACGTATCCAGCTGACCGTATCGAACACATGCTGACCGACTCGGGAGCCGTTATCGGTCTCACCACGTCGGCAGACGCGCCGCAACTGCAGGGCTCTCGGAAACGACCTGGGTGTTGCTCGACGACGCCGACGAGATGGTCACCATCGCCGAGCGCTCGGGCGAGGCTGTCGACGACGTCGATCGCCTTCGGCCGCTGCGACTCGACGACGCCGCCTACCTGA
- the lnt gene encoding apolipoprotein N-acyltransferase, whose product MALEGLGVARAQVVRSGVSVLSAVASGLLLFLSFPPRPLWFLAPVGVALLVLVLRRFGTTGSVSKKSGFGYGFLAGLGFFVPLLPWIGVYVGPLPWLALAAAESLFIGLFGVLAVVVSRNRWWPVSTAAVWSLVEWARSSFPFGGFPWGRLSFGQPDSWLLPLASIGGAPLLSFGVALTGTGLAAIACTLAARKRRPIRGMLIVSVATTSAASIVAVALLPTLVSNEPEAGERTITVAAIQGSVPRLGLDFNSQRRAVLDNHVRETFALADEVSAGRADRPDLVVWPENASDIDPLRNADATSEITAASVAVGAPILVGTVLVNDDRTTTNSVIAWNGIEGPGERHDKKIIQPFGEYLPYRSFFRMFSEYADKAGYFVPGTGNGVVHAAGIAAGIATCYEVAFDRALTESVRSGAEFIAIPTNNATFGDTEMTYQQLAMSRIRAVEHGRSVVVAATSGVSAIVSPDGSVVEQTPLFVPDTLVAQIGLHSRTTVATDLGAWPERLLCISAALFLLLAVVRPRTTGNESVIDQRNISEVRK is encoded by the coding sequence ATGGCGCTTGAAGGGTTGGGGGTCGCACGGGCGCAGGTGGTCCGCAGTGGTGTGTCGGTCTTGTCCGCTGTGGCGTCCGGCCTCCTGCTGTTCCTGAGCTTCCCTCCCCGCCCCCTTTGGTTTCTCGCCCCAGTCGGGGTGGCACTTCTCGTCCTCGTCCTGCGGCGTTTCGGAACTACCGGGTCGGTCTCGAAGAAGAGCGGTTTCGGCTATGGGTTCCTCGCAGGACTGGGGTTCTTCGTTCCACTGCTTCCTTGGATCGGTGTCTACGTCGGTCCGCTGCCGTGGCTTGCACTCGCTGCAGCAGAATCTTTGTTCATCGGGCTTTTCGGCGTACTAGCCGTCGTTGTCTCCCGAAACCGCTGGTGGCCGGTCTCCACGGCTGCGGTGTGGAGCCTCGTCGAGTGGGCAAGGTCGAGTTTTCCGTTCGGTGGATTCCCTTGGGGCCGACTATCGTTCGGGCAACCCGATAGTTGGTTGCTGCCCCTCGCGAGCATCGGCGGAGCTCCGCTGCTGAGCTTCGGCGTTGCGCTGACCGGCACTGGACTTGCTGCGATCGCTTGTACTCTCGCGGCGAGAAAGAGACGTCCCATCCGAGGCATGCTGATCGTCTCGGTCGCGACGACGAGCGCAGCATCCATTGTCGCAGTTGCGCTTCTTCCGACGCTGGTGAGCAATGAACCGGAGGCAGGAGAGCGCACCATTACCGTGGCCGCAATCCAGGGTAGCGTGCCTCGGCTGGGTCTGGATTTCAACTCGCAGCGCCGGGCAGTATTGGACAACCACGTCCGTGAGACATTCGCGTTGGCCGACGAAGTATCGGCAGGGCGCGCGGATCGACCGGATCTGGTCGTCTGGCCCGAGAACGCTTCGGATATCGACCCCTTGCGAAACGCGGACGCCACCTCGGAAATCACCGCGGCATCAGTGGCGGTCGGTGCACCGATACTCGTCGGCACGGTTCTGGTCAACGACGATCGCACAACCACTAATTCGGTCATCGCATGGAATGGTATCGAGGGACCCGGCGAACGTCACGACAAGAAGATAATTCAACCGTTCGGTGAATACTTACCCTACCGAAGCTTCTTTCGAATGTTCTCCGAATACGCCGACAAAGCCGGCTACTTCGTCCCCGGTACGGGAAACGGCGTAGTTCACGCTGCTGGTATCGCTGCAGGTATCGCGACGTGCTACGAAGTCGCGTTCGACCGAGCTTTGACCGAATCTGTCCGATCGGGCGCAGAATTCATCGCGATCCCGACCAACAACGCCACCTTCGGTGACACCGAGATGACCTATCAGCAGTTGGCGATGTCGAGAATTCGTGCTGTCGAGCACGGGCGATCCGTTGTAGTCGCCGCAACCAGCGGGGTCAGCGCCATTGTCTCGCCGGACGGGTCGGTCGTCGAGCAGACCCCCTTGTTCGTCCCCGATACCCTCGTCGCACAGATCGGACTCCATAGCCGAACGACCGTCGCAACAGATCTGGGTGCGTGGCCGGAACGGCTCCTGTGCATCAGTGCGGCACTGTTTCTGTTGCTCGCAGTTGTACGCCCGCGAACAACAGGCAACGAGTCGGTTATCGATCAAAGAAACATTTCAGAAGTCCGCAAATAA